One region of Citrus sinensis cultivar Valencia sweet orange chromosome 6, DVS_A1.0, whole genome shotgun sequence genomic DNA includes:
- the LOC102614350 gene encoding laccase-4 has protein sequence MDSWVRLLLLVACLFPALVECRVRHYKFNVVMKNSTKLCSSKPIVTVNGKFPGPTLYAREHDTVLVKVVNHVKYNVTIHWHGVRQLRTGWADGPAYITQCPIQSGHSYVYNFTITGQRGTLLWHAHILWLRATVHGAIVILPKRGVPYPFPKPHKEVVVVLAEWWKSDTEAVINQALRSGLAPNVSDSHTINGQPGPISSCSSQGGFTLPVDSGKTYMLRIINAALNEELFFKIAGHKLTVVEVDATYVKPFKTDTIVIAPGQTTNVLLSADKTSGKYLVAASPFMDAPIAVDNATATATLHYSGTLASSATTLTSTPPKNGTAIANKFIDSLRSLNSKKYPAKVPQTVDHNLLFTVGLGVNPCPSCKAGNGSRVVASINNVTFVMPTIALLQAHFFNISGVFTTDFPGNPPHTYNFTGTPKNLQTSNGTKAYRLAYNSTVQLILQDTGIIAPENHPVHLHGFNFFAVGKGLGNFNPKKDPKKFNLVDPVERNTIGVPSGGWVAIRFSADNPGVWFMHCHLEVHTTWGLKMAFLVDNGKGPNESLLPPPSDLPKC, from the exons GTGGTGATGAAGAATAGCACTAAATTGTGTTCATCCAAGCCAATTGTCACAGTTAATGGCAAGTTCCCGGGACCCACTCTCTATGCGAGGGAACATGACACAGTGCTGGTCAAAGTAGTCAACCATGTCAAATATAATGTCACTATCCActg GCATGGTGTCCGGCAACTGAGAACCGGCTGGGCCGATGGACCAGCATACATAACACAATGTCCAATTCAGTCAGGGCATAGCTATGTGTACAATTTCACAATCACAGGCCAACGGGGCACACTTCTTTGGCATGCACACATTCTCTGGCTCCGGGCCACCGTACACGGCGCTATCGTCATCTTGCCGAAGCGCGGCGTTCCTTACCCTTTCCCCAAACCCCACAAGGAAGTCGTCGTCGTCCTCGCCGAGTGGTGGAAATCCGACACTGAAGCTGTCATCAACCAAGCTTTGCGGTCCGGATTGGCCCCTAATGTCTCTGATTCCCACACCATTAACGGACAACCAGGGCCCATCTCCAGTTGCTCGTCACAGG GAGGCTTTACATTGCCTGTGGACAGCGGCAAAACCTACATGCTACGAATAATCAATGCTGCACTCAATGAAGagctatttttcaaaatagcAGGACACAAGCTAACTGTTGTTGAAGTTGATGCCACTTATGTTAAACCATTCAAAACAGACACTATTGTAATAGCTCCAGGCCAAACCACCAATGTCCTGCTCTCTGCTGACAAAACATCCGGAAAATACCTCGTTGCCGCCTCGCCGTTCATGGACGCTCCGATTGCAGTAGACAACGCGACCGCCACCGCCACGTTACACTACTCCGGCACACTCGCCAGCTCCGCCACAACTCTCACCAGCACTCCTCCGAAAAACGGCACCGCCATTGCCAACAAATTTATTGACTCTCTCCGTAGCTTGAACTCCAAGAAATACCCAGCTAAAGTCCCACAAACAGTTGATCACAATCTCTTGTTCACAGTTGGACTTGGAGTTAACCCCTGCCCTTCTTGCAAAGCCGGTAACGGCAGCCGTGTTGTGGCTTCAATCAACAACGTCACATTTGTTATGCCAACGATTGCGTTGCTTCAGGCTCATTTTTTCAACATCAGTGGAGTTTTCACTACCGATTTTCCTGGCAACCCACCGCATACTTATAACTTTACCGGCACTCCAAAAAATCTGCAGACTTCCAATGGAACAAAAGCTTACAGGCTAGCTTACAACTCTACAGTTCAGCTAATTTTACAAGATACTGGAATCATAGCCCCTGAGAACCATCCAGTCCATTTACACGGATTCAATTTCTTTGCCGTCGGTAAGGGACTTGGTAACTTCAATCCCAAGAAAGATCCTAAGAAGTTTAATCTTGTTGATCCTGTTGAAAGGAACACAATTGGAGTCCCATCTGGGGGATGGGTTGCTATCAGATTCAGCGCAGATAATCCAg gAGTATGGTTTATGCATTGCCATCTGGAAGTACACACAACATGGGGATTGAAGATGGCATTTTTGGTTGACAATGGCAAAGGCCCTAATGAGTCACTTTTGCCACCTCCAAGTGATCTTCCAAAGTGTTAA